From the genome of Triticum aestivum cultivar Chinese Spring chromosome 3B, IWGSC CS RefSeq v2.1, whole genome shotgun sequence, one region includes:
- the LOC123064352 gene encoding E3 ubiquitin-protein ligase EL5, with protein sequence MDSSSSRSAASGATPTVSSGAVFISAAIFLLFLTFALALLILRHTYFSSTSAAPSGRRPAWGAQMVAPPPRGVDPELLRSLPVTVHRAADGVGLVECAVCLAELENGEEARFLPRCGHGFHAGCVNRWLASHTTCPLCRVTVGKPDALTSTTSLAPVPPEPANYAANLPASVLLGVSDQATLGALTMATDGVLVIDVPEPRMVAAISRDASKSPGVNRLRSVKRLWSFGRQVPSGYTTPCAGCSGTADVEQGISITYASPRAPVRCSVDTWSG encoded by the coding sequence ATGGACTCGTCGTCATCGCGCTCGGCGGCCTCCGGGGCCACGCCCACCGTGTCGTCCGGCGCCGTGTTCATCTCGGCGGCCATCTTCCTGCTGTTCCTGACGTTCGCCCTCGCGCTCCTCATCCTCCGCCACACTTACTTCAGCAGCACCAGCGCGGCGCCCAGCGGTCGTCGTCCGGCATGGGGCGCCCAGATGGTGGCCCCGCCTCCGAGGGGCGTCGACCCGGAGCTGCTGCGGTCGCTGCCGGTCACGGTACACCGCGCCGCGGACGGCGTCGGATTGGTGGAGTGCGCGGTTTGCCTGGCCGAGCTCGAGAACGGGGAGGAGGCGAGGTTCCTGCCCCGGTGCGGCCATGGATTCCACGCCGGGTGCGTCAACAGGTGGCTGGCGTCCCACACCACCTGCCCGCTCTGCCGAGTCACCGTCGGCAAGCCTGACGCGCTTACATCGACGACGAGTCTCGCTCCCGTACCGCCGGAGCCGGCGAACTACGCAGCCAACCTACCGGCGAGTGTGCTGCTCGGGGTTTCAGACCAGGCCACGCTTGGCGCGCTCACCATGGCCACCGACGGAGTGCTGGTGATCGACGTTCCGGAGCCAAGGATGGTGGCAGCGATCTCGCGCGACGCGTCCAAGTCTCCGGGCGTGAACAGGCTGAGGTCGGTGAAGAGGCTGTGGAGCTTCGGGAGGCAAGTGCCGTCGGGGTACACTACGCCCTGCGCCGGCTGCAGTGGAACGGCAGACGTAGAGCAGGGCATTAGCATCACCTATGCATCCCCGAGAGCTCCGGTCCGGTGTAGCGTTGACACATGGAGCGGCTAA